Part of the Phycisphaerae bacterium genome is shown below.
CTGCTGGCCGACAGGCTCAACAAAAAGGCCTATGACCAGAAGGAGCTGCGCGACCTTCGCGGCTGGATCGACAAGCACATCGGCAAGCGGCTCGAACTCCGCGACGACGCCGACAGCCAGAGGTTCAATCAATCGTTGGCTGTGTACCTGACCTGCCGCGACCTGCTGGATGACTACAACGCCGTCGGCGGCGGATTCATGAACCAGCTCGAGTGGGGTTCGGACCCGCGCGGCATTCCGCTGCCGGTGGCCGACGTGATGGAGTCGCTGTTCAACTCGACGTTCGACCATCGCGGCAAAAAGACCCCGTTGCCCTTCGCCACAGAAGCCGACATGCAGGGCCTGCTGACCATGCTTTACTTCACCCACCTGACCGGCGACAACCCGCCGCTGTTCATGGACTTCCGCAAGGTCTGGGAGCCGTGGGAGATCAAGGACCTGGCCAAAAAACTCAAGGTCGCCGTGCCCGCCAAGGCCCTCTGGGCCGCCCGCGGGTTCGTCGATGGCGACAACTCCGGATCAGCCGCCTTCGACTGGGCGGCCAAACCCGGCATGCCCGTCGAGAAGATCATGAAGAACATCTCGCTGCCGCTGGCCGATCCGGGTTATTTCCCCGGCGGCGGCAACTCAGCCACCTTCCTATCGCCCGGCGGCATCGAAGGCATCGCCGGACGCATGGCCTACGCCGCAACCACCAACGCCTTCTCGATGGTCTGGGACGAAGCGACCACCGTCGATCTGCCCGAAAAACTCGCCGACGCGGTCTGCCACACCTCCAACTACACCTGGCCGCACACCTTCGTGACGCCCAAGTACGCCACCATGGGCGAGTACAAGCAGTTCGCCCCGGCCAACCACTTCCATATGATCTGGGGCCTCAAGCCCGCCCGCCTCGAGTTCTGGATGGACATGGCCAACGTCCTGTCCCTCACGCCGTGGCAGGCCCGCCCGTCGTACATCGAAAACACGGACCGGCCGACCCCGCTGCTCTACCTGGTCAACGGCGGCGAAACCGCCACCAAGCTCCTGCTGGCCCAACGAAACGCCTGAGCGATCGGCCGATAGCCGCGGTTCAATGTCAAAAGGGACACGCCTTCGGGTGTGTCCCTTTTTTCTTGGCCGCGGGGCGCGGGCTCGCGAAACGTCGGAGCCGGGATTCTTTTTTTGAACTTTTCCGCCCGCTCGTTCAACATACAGGTGACAACGCAAGGCGACGGTGCTTGATGGACCAACGGCAGGACAGCCTTGAGGGCCTCTATCGGCGGCATGGGCCGGCGGTGCTGGCGTATCTGCGGGCCCGTTGCCGCGACCGCCAGGCCGCTGACGACCTGCTCCAGGACACCTTCGTCCAGGCCGCCGATCAGGGTGAGGGCATCGCCGCCCTGCGTTCGCCGCGGGCGTGGCTGATCGCGGTGGCCCGAAATCTCAGCCTGATGTTGCTGAGGCGACGGCGGCCAGTGGAGCTGGCGGACGATCCGCCGTCGCGGCCGCAGGTCGCCGCCGACCCGCGGCTGGACCAGATGCGCCAGGCC
Proteins encoded:
- a CDS encoding sigma-70 family RNA polymerase sigma factor; translation: MDQRQDSLEGLYRRHGPAVLAYLRARCRDRQAADDLLQDTFVQAADQGEGIAALRSPRAWLIAVARNLSLMLLRRRRPVELADDPPSRPQVAADPRLDQMRQA